The Actinoplanes sp. N902-109 genomic interval TCGGCAAGGCCGTTGGCCATGTCAGGCCTCCTTCTCGGTCGGCTGGCGCTTGAGGGCGCGGCCGAGGCCGCTGACCCGAGGCGACATGAACGCCCTCGTGCTCGCGAACAGCGTCATGATCGGGTGACGGAACAGGAACACCACGACGAGGTCGAGGACCGTGGACAGGCCCAGCGCGAACGCGAAGCCCTTCACCGCACCGATCGACACGATGTACAGCACGACCGCCGCCATGATGGTGATGGTGTTGGCGGAGATGATGGTACGCCGTGCGCGCGCCCATGCCCTCGGTACGGCGCTACGGGCGCTTCGACCCTCGTGGATCTCGTCCTTGAGGCGTTCGAAGTAGATGACGAACGAGTCCGCCGCGACACCCAGCGAGACGATGAAACCGGCGATGCCGGCCAGCGTCAGCGTGAAGCCCGTGGTGCGGCCGAGCACGACCAGCGCGCCGAAGGTGAGCAGACCGGACAGCAGCAGGCTCAGGAAGATCACCGAGCCGAGCAGGCGGTAGTAGAAGAACGCGTAGATGGCCACCAGGCCGAGCCCGATCGCGGCGGCGAGCAGGCCCGCCTCCAGCTGCTGGATGCCCAGGGTCGCCGAGACGGTCTGGGTCGACACCGGGGTGAACGTGACCGGCAGCGCGCCGTACTTGATCTGGTCGGCCAGCTCCTTGGCCGAGTCCGGCGAGAACGAGCCGGTGATCTGCGACTGGCCGCTGAGCACACCCTGGATCTCGGGCGCCGAGATGACCTTCTTGTCGAGCACCACCGCGACGAGGCAGTGGGTGGCGCCGGAGGACAGCGCGGAAGCGGCGGTGAGGCACGGCGCGTTCGCGGCCGGCTGGTAGGCCTCGCGGGTCAGCGAGGTCCACTTGCCCTGCCCGGAGCCGGTGAAGTTCAGCGAGACGACCCACTGGCCGGACTGCTGGTCGAGCTGCGGGCTGGCGCTGTCGATGTCGGTGCCGACCACCTTGGCCACGTCCAGCAGCATCTTGGCGCCGCTCTGACAGGCGACCACCTGCTGGTCCACGGCGTCGATGGCACCGCTGGGGCGCTTCTCCAGCTGCGCGCAGCTGATCGTCGGCACGTTGAACTGCATCGCGGCCGGCAGCGCGTTGACCTCGTCGCCGGTCAGCGTGTTGAACGCCTTGTACTGCTCACCGGCGGTGGGGGTGGTGGACAGGTCGACCGGTTCGGTGAGCTTGCTCGCGGCGGCCCAGGCGGCGGCGCCGACCTTCTTCTCGACCGCGGCCCGCTGCGCCTTGACGTCCGCGGTGACCGGCGCGGGGGAAGCGGAGGCGGAGGGCGCGGGCGCCGGGGCAACCGCCGAGGCGGGCGCGCTCGGGGGGACCGACGGCGACGGCGCCTGGCCGAGCACCTCGCCGCCACCCTGACCGCCGGTGGAGGCGGACGGTGCGGCGCTGCCGGTGATTGCGGGGGCCTTGGAAGCGCCCGCGCTGGGCGCGGCGCTGCCGCTCGGCGCGGCGCTGGGCGCGGCGCTCGGCGGGTTGACCGCGGCGGCGGCGTTGTCGCCGGTCGCCTTGAGCACCATGCGGAACCGCATCTGCGCGGCCTGGCCGACGTTCTTCAGCTGGTCGTTGGCCTCACCGGCGACCGAGACCACGATGTTGCGGTTGCCCTCGATGACAACCTCGGCCTCGGCCACGCCCAGCGCGTTGACGCGCTGGTCGATGATCTTGCGCGCCTCCTCCATGCTGTTCTGGTTGGGCACCTGGCCGTTGGCCAGCAGCGACGCCTGGTACGTGGCCTGGGTGCCGCCGATCAGGTCGAGACCCAGCTTCGGCTTCAACCGCTCCTGGTAGCCCAGCCCCTTGGTGCCCGGCCCGAAGAAAACCAGCACGTAGAGGATGGCGAAGAGGAGCCCGAGCACGGCGAGCTGCCGTCCGGGATGCGGTTGTCCCTGTGGTGGTCGTGCCACGACTGTCGAACTCCTCGTGCTGAGGGCTGCCGCGGGAGCGCGGCGGCAGGTGGGGATCGGTGGACGCGGGGGTTCTCGCACCGGACGTGACGTTCCGGCTGGTTTGCCCGGCGACGATTATTCACAACAATGGGCCGCTTGGGGAGGTTTCCTCGCCCGCGGCCCGGGTACAGACTGTGGCCGGCCCGCCACGCAGCGGGCCGAACCGGGACGAATCAGTCCTTGGACTTGCGGGTCTCGACGACCGGGCTCGGGATCGGGTCGTCGGCCACGGGCTCGGTGACGACCGGCTGAGCGGTCTCGGCCGGAGCGGTCTCGGCCAGGACGGGCTCGGCGGCGGTCGCCGACTCCTGCCGGACCACCCGCGCGATGGCCGGGCGGGCGTAGCGGGCGTTGACCCCGGGATAGATCTCGAGCGTGACCACCTCGTCGCCGGCCTCGACGACCGTCCCGTGCAGACCGCCGATCGTCACCACCTCGTCGCCCGGGCCCAGCGCCGACTGCATGGCCTGCGCCTCACGACGCCGCTTCTGCTGCGGGCGGATCATCATGAAATACATGACGCCGAAGAGCAGGACGATGAGGAGCAAAGGAGCGAAGCTGCCGCCGCCGCCGCTCGATGCAGCTGCTACTGAAAACACGAGGTGAACCTTCCATGGGGTCGTCAGACGGCGTCGACTCTAATCCCTTTTCCTGGGAACTAGTTGACCGGCACACGTCTCGTTCACATTACGGAGACGGATCGCCGGATCACTCCTCGGCCCTGGTGAACAGGTCGGGTTGCTGCATCGGCACGCCCCGGCCCTCCGGCGGGTTCTTGCCCAGGTGGTGCCAACCGGCGTCGGTGGCGACGCGCCCGCGCGGGGTGCGCGCCAGCAGTCCCGCCCGGACGAGAAAGGGCTCGCACATCTCCTCGACGGTGTCGGACTGCTCCCCCACCGCGACTGCCAGGGTCGACAGACCCACCGGCCCGCCGCGGAAGGACTCGATCAGCGCCCGCAGCACCGCCCGGTCGAGCCGGTCCAGGCCCAGCTGGTCGACGTCGTAGACGGTCAGGGCGGCCTTGGCGGTCTCCTCGTCGACGACCCCGTCGGCGCGCACCTCGGCGTAGTCCCGGACCCGGCGCAGCAGCCGGTTGGCGATGCGCGGCGTGCCCCGGGAGCGCCCGGCGATCTCGGCTGCCCCCTCGGCCGTGATCGGCACCCCCAGGATGCGGGCGGAGCGGTGCAGCAGCGCGTCGAGATCGGCCGGCGAGTAGAAGTCGAGATGGGCCACGAACCCGAACCGGTCGCGCATCGGCCCGGACAGCAGCCCGGCCCGGGTGGTCGCGCCGACCAGCGTGAACGGCTCGACATCGAGCGGGATCGCGGTCGCCCCGGGGCCCTTGCCCACCACGACGTCGACCCGGAAGTCCTCCATCGCGCTGTAGAGCAGCTCCTCGGCGGGCTTGGCGATGCGGTGGATCTCGTCGATGAACAGCACGTCGCCCTCGGCGAGGCTGGTCAGGATCGCCGCCAGATCCCCGGACCGCTCGATCACCGGGCCGCTGGTCGTACGGATGCCGGTGCCCAGCTCGGCCGCCACGATGTTGGCCAGCGTCGTGTTGTGCACGACCAGGTCGTTGACGGTGAACGTGTGATCGTCGGCCACGGTGAGGCAGCGGCACTCGTGCAGCCCGGCCGGTGCGGCGGACACCACCGGGTCGGCCGCCAGCGGCCCGCCGTCGGCACCGCTGAGCTGGGTCAGCCGCCACGACCCGGCCGGCTGCGGGGCGAGGCGGGACCGCACCCCGATCCGCAGCAGCAGGTGCTGAGCGCCCTCCAGCAGCTCGCGCGGGCCCTCCCGGTCGTCCTCGCCGGCGAAGAAGCCGAGCAGGAACGCGCCGATCCGACCGGCGTCGCCCCGCAGGACGAACTCCGGGACAGCGGCGGTGGCGGCGCGGCCGGCCCGGCGGAACTCGTCCTCGGTCTCGGTGGCGCTCGGGACCACGGCGGGCGTGAGCACCTCGGCCAGCACGTGCTCCGGCGTGAGGTCGCCGGCCTTGACCCAGCCGGCCGTCGTCCAGAACGGATGGTCCGGCGCCGCGACGACCTCCCGGCCGGAGGCCGTGCGGATCCGGACGGTGTCGAGCTCGCCCTGCTCGTGCACGGCTTCGACCAGGGCCGGGGCACCGGTACGGGTGATGACCGCGTCGCCCACCACGATGTCGCCCAGCCGCCGGCGGGTGCCGTCGCCCATCAGCACCAGGGCGTCCACCGACACCGGCTTGCCCAGGCCGGGCGGGCCGGAGAGCAGGATGTGGTCGGGCGGGGTGCCACGGCCCATGGCCCCCTTGAGCAACAGCTCCAGCTGGTCGCGCACGCGGTGCTGGGCGATGAAGTCGGCCAGCCGGCGCGGCCGGACACTGGCCTCGGCGTCGAGGTCGGCGTCCTCGGCGAACGGGGAGACGAGGTCGTCGGTCATCGGGTGCGGCCCAGCAGCCGGATGGCCTGGCGCAGCAGGATCGGCACCGGCGGGGTCTCACCGCCGTCGAGCGACTCGCCCACCGCGGCGACCGCCTGGTCGGCCTGCTGGGCGGACCAGCCGAGCGCGAGGACACCCTGGCGCACCTGCTCCTGCCAGCCGCCGCTGAGCGCGCCGGCCACCCCGTCGGCCCCGACGGAGACCGCGCCGATGCGGTCGCGCAGCTCCAGGACCAGCCGCTCGGCGCCCTTCTTGCCGATCCCGGGCACGCGGGTCAGCGCGGAGATGTCGCCGGACGAGACGGCCCGGCGGACCGCCTCGGGCTGATGCACGGCGAGCACGGCCTGGGCGATCCGGGGGCCGATGCCACTGGCCGTCTGCAGCAGCTCGAACAGGTGCTTCTCGTCGTCGTCGGCGAAACCGTAGAGGGTGAGCGAGTCCTCCCGTACGACCAGGCTGGTGGCCAGCCGCGCCTCGGCCCCGGTCTTGAGCGAGGCCAGCGTGCCGGGCGCGCACTGCACGGCCAGGCCGACGCCGCCGACCTCGATGACGGCGCTGTCCGGGGCGATCGCGGCAACCACACCGCGCACGCTGGCGATCATCAACGGGCTCCTGACTTGCGAAGTGCGGCTTTCACGGCGGCGGCCTGCAGCAGATTGCGGGTGCCGCCGCGCCAGATGTGGCAGATGGCGATGGCGAGGGCGTCCGCGGCGTCGGCCGGCCGGGGCGGCCCGTCCAGGTTCAGCAGCCGGGTCACCATGCTGGTGACCTGGGCCTTGCCCGCGGTGCCGGACCCGGTGACGGCGGCCTTGACCTCGCTCGGGGTGTAGGTCTGCACCGGCAGCCCGGCACGCGCCCCGGCCAGGATGCCGATGCCGCTGGCTTGCGCCGTACCGGTGACGGTCTGGGTGTTGTGCTGGCTGAACACCCGCTCGACGGCGACGCTGTCCGGCTGGTGCTCAGCCACCAGCTCGCCCAGCGACTGGTCGAGATGCAGCAGCCGCAGCGCGATGTCGTCGTCGGGCTCGGTGTAGACGACGTAGTAGCCGATGAGCTTGCACGGGCGGCCGGGCCTGCCCTCGACGACGCCCACCCCGCACCGGGTGAGGCCGGGGTCGATGCCGAGCACCCGCACGAGGCCCCCTTTGATCGGACGTGTGTTCGACACCCTAGTACGCCCGGTCCCGGCCGCCGCACCCGACACACGTCTTGTGCTGTGACCGGAGCCACCCGACGATGGAGGACGTGGCCTACGTGTTTCCTCCGATGGACGAGGAGCCGCCACCGGACTACTGCTCGTTCGTGGCCGCCCGCCTCGGCACCCTGCACCGGCAGGCATTCGCCCTGACCGGCGGCCATGCCGACGCGGCCGAGTCCATCACGACGGACGTCCTGACCGACGTGGCCGGCCACTGGCGCCGGCTGCGCTGGCAGACCCGCCTGCTCGACCGCGACGCCATCGACCGCTACCTGCACCGCCGCCTCGAGCACCGCACCAAGCTCTGGCGCGAGGACCAGCCCTATCCGGTCGACGTGATCGTCCAGCCCCCGCCGCAGCTCTACCAACCCCACCCCGCCGCCTCGGTCGCGCACCGGCTGGCGGCACTGCTCCCCTCGACGGTACGAACGGAGCTCAGCACGCTGGCCGATGCGGAGATCGCCTGGGTCCACGCCTACCGGCGGGCCATGTGGCACCGCTACGCCCGCGTCTGGGCAGGCAGCTTCCTCCTGCTCTTCGGCATGATCCAGGTCATGTCCGCCGCCTCGGGCCCGGCCTGATCACCGCCCCTTGCCGGCGGCCGCACGAGAACGGCGGGCTCCCCGAAGGGGGCCCGCCGGACGGTGCGTGGATGACTCAGGCGTCGATCGCGGCCATGACCTCGTCGCTGACGTCGAAGTTGGCGTAGATGTTCTGGACGTCGTCGCAGTCCTCGAGGACGTCGATGAGCTTGAAGACCTTGCGGGCCGCTTCCTCGTCGACCGGGACGGTCATGGTGGGGACCAGCGAGGACTCCGCCGAGTCGTAGTCGATGCCGGCGTCCTGCAGGGCCGAGCGCACCGGCACCAGGTCGGTCGGCTCGCTGACCACCTCGAACGAGTCGCCCAGGTCGTTGATCTCCTCGGCACCGGCGTCGAGGACCGCCAGCATCAGGTCGTCCTCGGTGTTGCCCTCCTTGGGGACGATCACCACGCCCTTGCGGTTGAACAGGTACGACACCGAGCCGGCGTCGGCGAACGTGCCACCGTTGCGGGTGAGCGCGGTGCGGACCTCGGTCGCCGCGCGGTTGCGGTTGTCGGTCAGGCACTCGATGAGCAGCGCGACGCCGTTGGGGCCGTACCCCTCGTACATGATGGTCTGCCAGTCGGCGCCGCCGGCCTCCAGGCCGGAGCCGCGCTTGACCGCGTTGTCGATGTTGTTGTTGGGGACCGAGCTCTTCTTGGCCTTCTGGATGGCGTCGTAGAGCGTCGGGTTGCCGGCCGGGTCACCGCCGCCCGTGCGGGCCGCGACCTCGATGTTCTTGATGAGCTTGGCGAACATCTTGCCGCGCTTGGCGTCGATGACCGCCTTCTTGTGCTTGGTGGTAGCCCATTTTGAGTGGCCGGACATGCGAAAACCTCCGTGTAAGACCTACCGTGCGTCTTGGGCCTGGCGCACCATCTCGACGAAGTACCGGTGAACGCGGAGGTCTCCGGTCAGCTCCGGGTGGAATGCCGTGGCGAGCAGGTTGCCCTGCCGGACGGCGACAATCCTACCGGCGGCGTCGCCCCCGGTGACGCGGCCCAGCACCCGTACGCCGGGACCGGTCCGCTCGACCCACGGCGCGCGGATGAACACGGCGTGAAAATCGCCGCCCTCGACGTCCTCGATGCGCACCGGCGCCTCGAACGAGTCGACCTGCCGGCCGAAGGCGTTGCGCCGCACGGTCATGTCGATGCCCTGGAAGGTCTCCTGGTCGGGACGGCCGTCGAGGACCGTGCCGGCGAGCATGATCAGGCCCGCGCAGGAGCCGTAGACGGGCAGGTCGTCGGCGATGCGCTTGCGGATCGGGTCGAGCAGTCCGAACGAGATCGCCAGGTTGCTCATGGTGGTGGACTCGCCGCCCGGGATGACCAGCGCGTCGACGTCGTCGAGCTCGGCCGGGCGGCGCACCGGGCGGGCCAGCACGTCGCTCTCGGCCAGCGCCGCCAGGTGCTCACGGACGTCGCCCTGCAGGGCCAGGACGCCGATGTTCACCAGCCACGCTCCGCCAGGCGGTGCGGCTGCGGGACGTCCTCGACGTTGATGCCGACCATGGCCTCGCCCAGCCCGCGGGAGACCTTGGCGAGCACATCGGGGTCGTCGTGGAACGTGGTGGCCTTGACGATGGCCTCGGCACGCTGGGCCGGGTTGCCGGACTTGAAGATGCCGGAGCCGACGAACACGCCCTCGGCGCCGAGCTGCATCATCATGGCCGCGTCGGCCGGGGTGGCGATGCCGCCCGCGGTGAACAGCACGACCGGCAGCTTGCCCGCCTCGGCCACCTCCTTGACCAGCTCGTACGGTGCCTGCAGCTCCTTGGCGGCCACGAACAGCTCGTCCTCGGGCAGCGACTGCAGGCGGCGGATCTCGCCCCGGATCTTGCGCATGTGGGTGGTGGCGTTGGAGACGTCACCCGTACCCGCCTCACCCTTGGAGCGGATCATGGCCGCACCCTCGGTGATCCGGCGCAGGGCCTCGCCGAGGTTGGTCGCCCCGCACACGAACGGCACGGTGAACGCCCACTTGTCGATGTGGTTGGCGTAGTCGGCCGGGGTCAGCACCTCGGACTCGTCGACGTAGTCCACGCCGAGCGCCTGCAGCACCTGCGCCTCGACGAAGTGGCCGATCCGGGCCTTGGCCATGACGGGGATGGAGACGGCGTCGATGATGCCGTCGATCATGTCGGGGTCGCTCATCCGGGAGACGCCGCCCTGCGCGCGGATGTCGGCGGGCACGCGCTCGAGCGCCATGACCGCGACGGCACCGGCGTCCTCGGCGATCTTGGCCTGCTCGGGGGTGACGACGTCCATGATCACGCCACCCTTGAGCATCTCGGCCATGCCGCGCTTGACT includes:
- the pdxT gene encoding pyridoxal 5'-phosphate synthase glutaminase subunit PdxT, translating into MNIGVLALQGDVREHLAALAESDVLARPVRRPAELDDVDALVIPGGESTTMSNLAISFGLLDPIRKRIADDLPVYGSCAGLIMLAGTVLDGRPDQETFQGIDMTVRRNAFGRQVDSFEAPVRIEDVEGGDFHAVFIRAPWVERTGPGVRVLGRVTGGDAAGRIVAVRQGNLLATAFHPELTGDLRVHRYFVEMVRQAQDAR
- the yajC gene encoding preprotein translocase subunit YajC produces the protein MFSVAAASSGGGGSFAPLLLIVLLFGVMYFMMIRPQQKRRREAQAMQSALGPGDEVVTIGGLHGTVVEAGDEVVTLEIYPGVNARYARPAIARVVRQESATAAEPVLAETAPAETAQPVVTEPVADDPIPSPVVETRKSKD
- the ruvC gene encoding crossover junction endodeoxyribonuclease RuvC, translated to MRVLGIDPGLTRCGVGVVEGRPGRPCKLIGYYVVYTEPDDDIALRLLHLDQSLGELVAEHQPDSVAVERVFSQHNTQTVTGTAQASGIGILAGARAGLPVQTYTPSEVKAAVTGSGTAGKAQVTSMVTRLLNLDGPPRPADAADALAIAICHIWRGGTRNLLQAAAVKAALRKSGAR
- the pdxS gene encoding pyridoxal 5'-phosphate synthase lyase subunit PdxS; this encodes MSDSRPTTGTARVKRGMAEMLKGGVIMDVVTPEQAKIAEDAGAVAVMALERVPADIRAQGGVSRMSDPDMIDGIIDAVSIPVMAKARIGHFVEAQVLQALGVDYVDESEVLTPADYANHIDKWAFTVPFVCGATNLGEALRRITEGAAMIRSKGEAGTGDVSNATTHMRKIRGEIRRLQSLPEDELFVAAKELQAPYELVKEVAEAGKLPVVLFTAGGIATPADAAMMMQLGAEGVFVGSGIFKSGNPAQRAEAIVKATTFHDDPDVLAKVSRGLGEAMVGINVEDVPQPHRLAERGW
- the ruvA gene encoding Holliday junction branch migration protein RuvA, with amino-acid sequence MIASVRGVVAAIAPDSAVIEVGGVGLAVQCAPGTLASLKTGAEARLATSLVVREDSLTLYGFADDDEKHLFELLQTASGIGPRIAQAVLAVHQPEAVRRAVSSGDISALTRVPGIGKKGAERLVLELRDRIGAVSVGADGVAGALSGGWQEQVRQGVLALGWSAQQADQAVAAVGESLDGGETPPVPILLRQAIRLLGRTR
- a CDS encoding YebC/PmpR family DNA-binding transcriptional regulator — protein: MSGHSKWATTKHKKAVIDAKRGKMFAKLIKNIEVAARTGGGDPAGNPTLYDAIQKAKKSSVPNNNIDNAVKRGSGLEAGGADWQTIMYEGYGPNGVALLIECLTDNRNRAATEVRTALTRNGGTFADAGSVSYLFNRKGVVIVPKEGNTEDDLMLAVLDAGAEEINDLGDSFEVVSEPTDLVPVRSALQDAGIDYDSAESSLVPTMTVPVDEEAARKVFKLIDVLEDCDDVQNIYANFDVSDEVMAAIDA
- the secD gene encoding protein translocase subunit SecD, with translation MARPPQGQPHPGRQLAVLGLLFAILYVLVFFGPGTKGLGYQERLKPKLGLDLIGGTQATYQASLLANGQVPNQNSMEEARKIIDQRVNALGVAEAEVVIEGNRNIVVSVAGEANDQLKNVGQAAQMRFRMVLKATGDNAAAAVNPPSAAPSAAPSGSAAPSAGASKAPAITGSAAPSASTGGQGGGEVLGQAPSPSVPPSAPASAVAPAPAPSASASPAPVTADVKAQRAAVEKKVGAAAWAAASKLTEPVDLSTTPTAGEQYKAFNTLTGDEVNALPAAMQFNVPTISCAQLEKRPSGAIDAVDQQVVACQSGAKMLLDVAKVVGTDIDSASPQLDQQSGQWVVSLNFTGSGQGKWTSLTREAYQPAANAPCLTAASALSSGATHCLVAVVLDKKVISAPEIQGVLSGQSQITGSFSPDSAKELADQIKYGALPVTFTPVSTQTVSATLGIQQLEAGLLAAAIGLGLVAIYAFFYYRLLGSVIFLSLLLSGLLTFGALVVLGRTTGFTLTLAGIAGFIVSLGVAADSFVIYFERLKDEIHEGRSARSAVPRAWARARRTIISANTITIMAAVVLYIVSIGAVKGFAFALGLSTVLDLVVVFLFRHPIMTLFASTRAFMSPRVSGLGRALKRQPTEKEA